AGTGTTCTTATCTTATCCGATAGCCACAAAACCAACAATTTATCTAATGGCACGTTCATAAATTCAGCAAGGTTTTCTAAATGCTTTCTCGGCAATAATCTTTCTTCATTTTCTACCTTACTAATAAAAGCATTATCTAACTCCAAAGCTGCCCCAACTTCTCTAAGGAATAAACCCTTACTTTCTCTCAATTCTTTGATATATTTCCCAAATGCCATTTTGATTTTTTACGACTTGTCTTAAAAGTTCAAATTTAAGAATTTTCTGCTAATAATCAAGTGATTAAATTACTATAAAAAGCCATTCACCGCCAACTAATTCCACGGATTTCCACTTTCCCGTACCGCTTCGATTTCCATAAGACTTTTGTTGCGAAAGCCCGCAGGAGACGGGAAAGTAGTAACAAATTAATTCAGTTAAATCATGGAAAAACAAAACAAAAAAGTGTTGCTGACAGGCGTTGCGTTACTGTCGGCATTTGGTGTGTTCGCACAGGGCAACGGCTCGGCAGGCATCCAAGAGGCTACGCAGATGGTAACGAGTTATTTCGACCCTGCAACGCAGTTGATCTATGCCATCGGAGCGGTGGTCGGGCTAATCGGAGGCGTTAAGGTGTACAACAAATTTAGTAGCGGAGACCCCGATACAAGCAAGACGGCGGCGTCGTGGTTTGGGGCTTGTATCTTCTTAATCGTAGCGGCTACCATTCTCCGCTCATTCTTCCTTTAACCTGGCGTACTATGAGCAATTACAATATCAATAAAGGTATCGGCAGAACGGTCGAGTTCAAAGGGCTGAAAGCACAGTACCTGTTCATCTTCGCAGGTGGTCTGCTCGGTGTGCTTATCCTCGTCATGATTATGTACATGGCAGGTGTAAACTCTTACATCTGCCTGTTTGTCGGGGCAGGCGGAGCATCGCTCATCGTATGGCAAACATTCGCATTGAACGGTAAATACGGCGAACACGGACTAATGAAAGTCGGGGCAAAGAAAAGGCATCCGAAATACATCATCTGTCGCAGAGCCGTACACCGCTATTTAAAATTCACTTCTAAATCCAGTCATTTATGAGAAATACAGGAAAAGCCACAACGTTGGAGAGCAAGTTTCCATTACTGGCGGTGGAACACAACTGCATCATATCAAAGGATGCGGACATCACGGCTTGCTTTCGGGTACATCTGCCGGAACTGTTCACGGTAGCATCGGCAGAATACGATGCCATTCATTCGGCATGGCACAAGGCTATCAAGACTTTGCCGGATTACACCATTGTACACAAACAGGACTGGTATATCAAGGAAAATTATGCGCCGGATATGGCACAGGAAGACCAGAGTTTTCTTGCAAAATCCTATCAACAGCATTTCAACGAACGTCCTTTTTTAAACCATTACTGTTACCTGTTCCTAACCAAGACGACAAAGGAAAGGATGCGGATGCAGAGCAACTTTAGTTCGCTTTGCAAAGGTGTCCTTATCCCGAAAGAAATTAGGGATAAAGAAACCGTGCGCAGGTTTATGGAAGCGGTCGCACAGTTTGAGCGCATTATCAATGATAGCGGTTTTGTGAAACTGGAACGCTTGACCGAGGATGACATTATCGGAACAAGCGACAGACAGGGATTGCTCGAACAGTACCTTACCCTGTCAAGGGAAGCCGGAACGCCTATGCAGGATATAGCTTTGGGCAGTGAGGATATGCGTATCGGAAACAAAAGGCTGTGCCTGCACACACTATCCGATACGGACGATTTGCCCAACACGGTATCGTCCAATTCGAGGTATGAAAAACTGTCCACGGACAGGAGCGATTGCCCGCTATCCTTTGCTTCTCCGGTCGGTCTGCTCCTTAGTTGTAACCATATCTATAACCAGTACCTGTTTTTGGATAACAGCGATGAGAACCTGCGCAAGTTTGAAAAGTCAGCCCGTAATATGCACTCACTGGCGAGGTATAGCCGAGCCAATCAGATTAACAAAGAATGGATTGAAAGGTATCTGAACGAAGCGCACAGCTTCGGGCTGTCCTCTATCCGTGCGCATTTCAATGTGATGGCGTGGTCGGATGACCGGAACGAACTCAAACAGCTAAAGAACGATACGGGCAGTGCGCTCGCTTTGATGGAATGCAAGCCGAGGCATAATACGGTGGATGTTGCCACACTGTATTGGGCAGGCATGGCAGGTAATGCAGGTGACTTTCCGGCAGAGGAAAGTTTTTACACGTTCATCGAACCTGCATTGTGCTTCTTCACAGGGGAAACCAATTACCAAAGTTCGGTATCACCATTCGGTATCAAGATGGCGGACAGGCTCACGGGCAAACCCATCCATTTGGACATTTCCGACCTGCCTATGAAAAAAGGCATTATCACGAACCGCAACAAATTTATTTTGGGGCCATCGGGAAGTGGTAAGTCTTTTTTCACCAATCACATGGTACGTCAATACTACGAACAGGGCGCACACGTCCTGCTCGTGGACACCGGAAATTCCTATCAAGGATTGTGCGAGTTGATTAAGGGAAAGACCAGAGGCGAAGACGGTGTGTACTTCACCTATACCGAGGATAACCCCATTGCATTTAACCCGTTTTATACAGACGATGGTGTATTTGACATCGAGAAAAGGGAAAGTATCAAAACACTCATCCTTACGCTATGGAAGCGTGACGATGAACCGCCGACCCGTTCGGAGGAAGTGGCGTTGTCCAATGCCGTGAGCGGTTACATCGACCGTATCAAGCAAAGTGATGAATATCCCTCTTTCAACGGATTTTATGAGTATGTACGGGGTGATTACAAAAGGGTACTCGAAGAAAAACAGGTAAGGGAAAAAGACTTTGACCTCGCAGGCTTCCTCAATGTATTAGAGCCGTACTATCGGGGCGGTGAATACGATTACCTGCTCAACTCGGACAAGCAACTCGACCTGCTTTCCAAACGCTTTATCGTGTTTGAAATTGATGCGATAAAAGACCACAAAATCCTTTTTCCCATAGTGACCATCATCATTATGGAGGTCTTCATCAACAAGATGCGCAGGCTCAAAGGTGTGCGTAAAATGATACTCATTGAGGAAGCGTGGAAAGCCATCGCCAAAGAGGGCATGGCGGAGTACATCAAGTACCTATTTAAGACGGTGCGGAAATTCTTTGGTGAGGCAATCGTGGTCACGCAGGAGGTGGACGACATTATCCAATCACCCGTGGTCAAGGAAAGTATCATCAATAACTCCGACTGCAAAATCCTCTTAGACCAACGCAAGTACATGAACAAGTTTGACGACATCCAAGCTATGCTCGGACTGACGGAAAAGGAAAAGGCGCAAATCCTTTCCATCAATCAGAACAACGACCCGTCAAGACTTTACAAAGAGGTGTGGATTGGGCTTGGCGGTACGCACTCCGCCGTGTATGCGACAGAGGTATCGCTCGAAGAATACTTAGCCTATACGACCGAAGAAACCGAAAAGATGGAAGTCATGCAACTGGCTTCCGAACTGAACGGCAATGTGGAACTGGCAATCAAGCGCATTGCCCAACAGAGACGTGAAAGTACAAATAGTTATTAATCATTTAAAAAAATCAGAACAATGAAACCTGTACCGTGCAACGGTACAAGCTTCATTGCCTTTAAAAAACAAATTATCAAAATGAAAAAAACAATGTTACTGGTGTGTACGGCATTTATGCTTGCCGTTGCACCCTCCGCTAAGGCACAATTTGTGGTTACCGACCCTGCAAACCTTGCATCGGGCATCATCAACAGTGCAAATGAAATCATACAGACCTCATCCACTGTATCGAACGTGGTAAAGAACTTTAACGAAGTCAAAAAAGTGTATGAACAGGGCAAGGAATATTACGACAAACTGCAAGCCGTAAACAACTTAGTGAAAGATGCCCGTAAGGTACAACAGACGGTTTTGCTCGTGGGCGATGTGTCCGAAATGTACGTGAACAATTTTGGCAAGATGATGAACGACCCCAATTTCAGCCCGCAGGAACTGACGGCAATCGCCAACGGTTATTCCACGCTCTTGAACGAGAGTACGGAACTACTCAAAGAGTTGAAACAGATTGTTACCT
This genomic interval from Pseudopedobacter saltans DSM 12145 contains the following:
- a CDS encoding helix-turn-helix domain-containing protein, yielding MAFGKYIKELRESKGLFLREVGAALELDNAFISKVENEERLLPRKHLENLAEFMNVPLDKLLVLWLSDKIRTLIEDEELGKQALKIVLKELSS
- a CDS encoding TraG family conjugative transposon ATPase; protein product: MRNTGKATTLESKFPLLAVEHNCIISKDADITACFRVHLPELFTVASAEYDAIHSAWHKAIKTLPDYTIVHKQDWYIKENYAPDMAQEDQSFLAKSYQQHFNERPFLNHYCYLFLTKTTKERMRMQSNFSSLCKGVLIPKEIRDKETVRRFMEAVAQFERIINDSGFVKLERLTEDDIIGTSDRQGLLEQYLTLSREAGTPMQDIALGSEDMRIGNKRLCLHTLSDTDDLPNTVSSNSRYEKLSTDRSDCPLSFASPVGLLLSCNHIYNQYLFLDNSDENLRKFEKSARNMHSLARYSRANQINKEWIERYLNEAHSFGLSSIRAHFNVMAWSDDRNELKQLKNDTGSALALMECKPRHNTVDVATLYWAGMAGNAGDFPAEESFYTFIEPALCFFTGETNYQSSVSPFGIKMADRLTGKPIHLDISDLPMKKGIITNRNKFILGPSGSGKSFFTNHMVRQYYEQGAHVLLVDTGNSYQGLCELIKGKTRGEDGVYFTYTEDNPIAFNPFYTDDGVFDIEKRESIKTLILTLWKRDDEPPTRSEEVALSNAVSGYIDRIKQSDEYPSFNGFYEYVRGDYKRVLEEKQVREKDFDLAGFLNVLEPYYRGGEYDYLLNSDKQLDLLSKRFIVFEIDAIKDHKILFPIVTIIIMEVFINKMRRLKGVRKMILIEEAWKAIAKEGMAEYIKYLFKTVRKFFGEAIVVTQEVDDIIQSPVVKESIINNSDCKILLDQRKYMNKFDDIQAMLGLTEKEKAQILSINQNNDPSRLYKEVWIGLGGTHSAVYATEVSLEEYLAYTTEETEKMEVMQLASELNGNVELAIKRIAQQRRESTNSY
- a CDS encoding DUF4141 domain-containing protein, with translation MKKTMLLVCTAFMLAVAPSAKAQFVVTDPANLASGIINSANEIIQTSSTVSNVVKNFNEVKKVYEQGKEYYDKLQAVNNLVKDARKVQQTVLLVGDVSEMYVNNFGKMMNDPNFSPQELTAIANGYSTLLNESTELLKELKQIVTSTSLSLNDKERMDIIDKVYKEVKDYHSLVRYYTNKNISVSILRAKKQNNTQRVLELYGTAEQKYW
- a CDS encoding DUF4134 domain-containing protein; the protein is MEKQNKKVLLTGVALLSAFGVFAQGNGSAGIQEATQMVTSYFDPATQLIYAIGAVVGLIGGVKVYNKFSSGDPDTSKTAASWFGACIFLIVAATILRSFFL
- a CDS encoding DUF4133 domain-containing protein, which codes for MSNYNINKGIGRTVEFKGLKAQYLFIFAGGLLGVLILVMIMYMAGVNSYICLFVGAGGASLIVWQTFALNGKYGEHGLMKVGAKKRHPKYIICRRAVHRYLKFTSKSSHL